The sequence tgtggtgcaagcgtggtccaaaatgttaaatatatagaaatcaatccatgcatatcttatgattatttattggttcaattctaagtaacctttgcacttacactatgcaaactagttcaattacgcacctctatattttctttggtttgtgttggcatcaatcaccaaaaagggggagattgaaagggaaataggcttacaccttttcctagattgattttggtggttgaattacccaacacaaaaaattagactaactagtttgctctagatcatgagttctacaggtgtcaaaggttcacaacaaaccaataaaaagaccaagaaaggattcaaatatagagagcaaaagtcagccgaagtgtgccctggtctggcgcaccggactgtccggtgcaccaccggacagtgtccggtgcaccaccggacagtgtccggtgcaccagggactccaactccgaactgctcaccttcgggaattctggaagccgctccgctataattcaccggactgtccggtgtagcaccaccggactgtccggtgtgccagcggagcaacggctacttcagcgccaacggtcgcctgcaaccgcattgaatgcgctacagtgcgcgcacaagtcaggcacgcgccagaaggcgcaccggacagtctacaggacctgtccggtgcaccaccggactgtccagtggcccagaagacagaagctccaacggtcagaatccaacggccgggtgacgtggcaggcgcaccggacagtgtccggtgcgccatgcgacagcagccttcaccaaacggctagtttggtggttggggctataaataccccaaccacccaccattcattgcatccaagttttctgacttctcacaccttacaagagctataacattcaatacaagacacaccaaagagatcaaatcctctcacaagtccatagatcattcccaatcaaataagtgactagtgagagagtgacttgtgttcatttgagctcttgcgcttggattgcttctttttctcattccttcttgtgatcaactcaattgtaaccaaggcaagagacaccaattgtgtggtggtccttgcggggactttgtgtcccgtttgattgagaagagaagctcactcggtctaagtgaccgtttgagagaggcaaagggttgaaagagacccggtctttgtgaccacctcaatggggagtaggtttgcaagaaccgaacctcggtaaaacaaatcatcgtgtctcactctttatttgcccgcgatttgtttttcaccctttcTCTCGGACTctctcatatttctaacgctaacccggcttgtagttgtgcttaagtttataaattttagattcgccctattcaccccacctctaggcgactttcagcggcCCCGAAACcggccacgtggtggggtcgggcgctgtTTGCCGCGTGACTAGAGATAGTCGTATGGACTccgcgccttcatactgtagtaaggggtacccctgtttcagggtaccgacaacgaTGATGAAGGAAACATTGCCTCTTCAAGCAGTATTTTTTGCGTATAGGGTGAGACGTTTGTCTTGCGTGAACTCATTTAGCGAAATTGTTTATAATCATCTATTAAATATGTCATGATGTGTTGCCTCATTATGTTATTAGATGTTCTCTATAGTGCTCTTTATTATCCTACATCTATTGTAGTTCTGTAAATGAGTGAACCTTACCTACATGTCTCAACTTGTATTGTCTCTTGTATGTGGAGAGATTTCTATGTGTGAATCCCGTGTCTGAACAGACTTAATTAATCGTTTTCTGTCTGCATAGAACTATGTTTAAACAAGATTTAGCTCTATGATATATATAGAAACCGTAGCAACGTACGGACAACTAACTAGTTAGTATGTAATGCCACACTTTTACAAATCTTGTTTACCTTACATAATTATTTAACTTTTGTTATCCTGCATGCTTATATGTAGGTATGGTTTATAATAAAACATTAATAACTGATTATTATTGGACTCCTAAAAATTTTTGTTTGTTTGATTGGTTTTAAGGTAGTGTTTAATTTCCAAGCCAATTTAGATGGAGCGACCCGTCTCGAAAATTTTTAGGCACCGTTCAACATTTAGTATAATTTTCCTTTTTAAACAATTTTTTATATATAGAATCAATCTAATTAATTACAAATTGAGAACAGTGGCTTTATCACATTATACTTcaaaaccaaacactacctaacagTGTTAGCACGGATATTATTACTAGTTACTAGATTATATAAATTTCAGACCAGTCTTccattatctttccaacaagcaaGGGCAAAGCCAGACAAAAATATCGCTGGTGTCATCGTTACTAGAAGGTACGATCATCTAAACTGTAAAGCATTATACCatgatgtttctctattggtGTCAGCTCTAGCTCCGCCCCTGCCAACAAGTGAAAGGGCAGCAGCAGCATTATCACTAGAAACACAAGAGAGAGATAAAGAAAAGCTCAGATTTCCTTCCTCACAAATTACATGGACGTAACTGAATTATTCACATAATGTGGAATCTTCACCATCGTCGTGGTggtaagaaaagaaaaaaagaaaggggAAAGAGGCAAGAATTATCCCATCTAGCGAGAGAGCACCACCGGGTCAGCAGCCGAAGAAGAACAAGCGGTGTCGAATGTCGATCCTTCCTCTGATTCCTGGCCGTTCTCGGGAGCTAGAGGCGGAGTAGTGTGTCGTAGCGGGCACCCATCTGATGGGTCTCAGCGGCCGCGTCAAGAGGCGGCGGCAGGTTCAGGTCGAACGGCAGGGGCGCGCGGGACGCCACCGCGTCGTCGCCGCATGCGTCGTCGCAGAGGACGGACGACGAGGATCCGCAGTAGCTGTGGCAGTCCTCGTCATCGTCCTCCTCCATGGGCACGGCGCTCCGCGGCAGGGCGGCGGCGCGGGGTGCGCCGCCGCTCCACGACTCGACGGTGCTGCTGTGGCTGGACGTGGCCGCGGCCGCCGGCGCCGTGGGAGCTGCGGCGGAGGCGGAGGGAGCCCTGTGCCGCGGCGCACGGACCGCAGCGCTGGGGAAGTTGGTGCGGGCGGTGGGCCCGCGGAGAGATCGGGCAGCGGCGTCGTAGGCGTGCGCGGCGGCCTCGGCGCAGTCGTAGGTGCCGAGCCAGATCGGGGTCTTCTTGGCCGGGTCCCGGATCTCGGCGGCGTAGCGCCCCGACGGCCGCCTCCGCACGCCGCGGTACCGAATCTCCGGCGACGGCGAGGGCTGCTGCGGCGGCGGCTTCGCCCGGCGCATCGCGGACGGAGAGGGGGTGGGGCGCTCGGCGGAGAGCGCAAGCGGGGCGGGTCTCGGCTAGGGTTTGGCCataaatttatttattttcttCTCTCCAGTTCTGGTTTCTCCCCGATTTTTTGATCTTCTTTTCCGCTTCGGTTCCTCCTCTCCTCCCCGGTCCCCGTGCTCGTGTAGGCTGTAGCCCTGTCTGTGCCCCGTGTTTCGCCTGGTTGCGTTGGCGATGCGGGACGGGATGCCCCC is a genomic window of Zea mays cultivar B73 chromosome 5, Zm-B73-REFERENCE-NAM-5.0, whole genome shotgun sequence containing:
- the LOC100280796 gene encoding Ethylene-responsive transcription factor 3 gives rise to the protein MRRAKPPPQQPSPSPEIRYRGVRRRPSGRYAAEIRDPAKKTPIWLGTYDCAEAAAHAYDAAARSLRGPTARTNFPSAAVRAPRHRAPSASAAAPTAPAAAATSSHSSTVESWSGGAPRAAALPRSAVPMEEDDDEDCHSYCGSSSSVLCDDACGDDAVASRAPLPFDLNLPPPLDAAAETHQMGARYDTLLRL